Sequence from the Canis lupus baileyi chromosome 24, mCanLup2.hap1, whole genome shotgun sequence genome:
CTCCTCTTGAATGCCACGGGGAATGAGGCCTGCTGTATGCCTGCCTGGTCACCTGCCCTGGGGGTCATCTGTGTGTCCAGAGAGTTGCTTAGCAATCCAGTGTAGCTGGGTAACTATGTCAACATCTCATGACCAAAGGCCATGAGAGACAGAGTCCACTCACTCTGCAGAGCTGAGGATGACACCCCTCAGCTCCCAGCCGCACACCCCTCCATGCTGGGCCCTGCTCCCAGGAGCACACCTCTGATGTCCATTAGATTTCCTAGTGCCGTTATGAGGACCAGGAGTCTCTATGTGAGAGACTTTCCCCTCCAGGGTGGTCTTTTGGGGAGAGAGGTCTTAAAGTGGGCACAAGAGAGCTCTTCACCAGCAAGTGAGGGTAGATGCTGAGGTCAGGTCAGGTGACTCTGGAAGGCAGCCAGGGAGGACGTGGTTCTGCAGCAGGGACCAAAGGGAGCACATGCACACAGCCCAGGCACCCTTATCTCCAGAGGAACGGGTGCTCTTCCCTCTACCGCAGCCCCCAGCTCCTCCTGAGCTGGCCCCCTATGGAGTTACCACATCCGTTTTTCTGGGCACAGATTTTCATAACGTCTGTGGCTAGAGATGGAGGGTGGGACTCTGGCTCTTGGTGTTTCTTGTTCTTCCAACATAGGGTAGGAGCGAGGCCCAGGGTGAGGGGGTGGTTAGATGGGAAAGAGGGAGGCCTCAGGGAAGTTTCTCCTGTGGGTCAGTTTCACTGCTAGCTCTCACACCCCACATCACCAATAAAATGGATGATAGTAATTAAGACTACATAATTaccttgtgtttatttattcccAGGAAGCCTCCTTTCCCTGGCCCCCATCATTATTTATTCCATCCTCtcaataggtgatgggaattaactATGGCTCTAATAAAAAGTAATAACTGTTCAAGTTTCCCATCCCCATGGTTCTAGGTAACTCTGCTGCCAGCCCTGTGAAGCAGGGGGGAGGCTGCGCAGGGTGAAGGGCACAGTCCCCATTGTCAGCCAGAGGAATGGGGCACTGTGCAGAAGAGATACAAAGCATGCAATCCTACACACAAAGTTCTGGAAGCAACCAAGCCTGCCTTCTCCTTTGAGCCTCCCACTTTCTTCCCCATATACACCTGCCCCTGGAGGAGCTTCTCCGTTCCCTCTGGCCTTCCAGGGCTGTGTTCAGAAGACTGATCATTCTGTCTTCATTCACCCATCATCCAGCAACAAATGCCACTAGATGATGTTACTTTTCatcaatggtgaaaaaaaaaagggggggggagagggtGCAATCTTTGTAAAGGTCAAGACCTTGCACACAAAAATTAGCTACTAAGTGGCAATTGTTGATATGATTCAGCTCTCGGGGACATTTGTGTTCTGTCCTCACAGAAATAGGTGGAATTTCAAAGGTCTGGTGAAGAAGgcatgggtgggggggtgggggctgggggctctcTGTCCAGAATGTCTCGTGGTCAGTCCGCCCAGGTATGTGCCTCTGGAGAGGTATCCCTGAGAGAAGTCAACTCCTGAAGCCCACTCTTCGGGGTGAGTCTCAAAGGGATGATGAGCCACGCATGTGACGACAGctcccctctcccacttcctcccGCTTTCTTTCTGGGTCATCTCAGCGTCACGGAGGCGCTTATGCATCTCGTGCCCCGGAGCTGCGGGACCTGGATCTGCCGGCGCTCGGCCAAGCCTCCCTCCCCTTGTGCGTGAGCCTGGAAGCGGGATCCTGCGCCCGGCCCAggactttttcccattttacagaagggaaaGATGAGGCAAAAGGGGGAAGCCAGGGAAGAGCCGCGAAAATTGTGGAGTCCAAGTTTCCTCCTCTGCATCTTTTTTGTTGCGGTTTCCCACCCCTGATCTTGCCAATGCGGGCGGGCTCCTGGACCCGCGGGCCCCCGCGCACGGCGGGGAGGCGGGTCGCCCTTTAAGGGGCGGGCCCCGGGCGtcctcgcccccgccccgcccccccggggccGCACTGCGCCTGCGCCCGGCGCCGGAGCCCAGGGGTTGGGCAGCGCGCAGTTCCGTGCAACTTTCAAGTGAGTTGCAAACTCCGCCCCGAGGCCGGTGCCGGTGGCCGGGCGCCGCGAGACCGCGGGGACCGGGGCGAGCGGAGGCCGGACCCGCCCAGCGGCGCGGCGGGAGCCCGACGCCTGGTTCCCGCAGCGGCATCCGCCCAGGAGCGCGGCGGCGAGGGAGGACGCGCCCGCCCCGGGCTCCCGAGTCGGTGCCCCCGAGCCCGGCCTCCGAGCCTCGGCACCGGGCGCCCCACTCCTCCGGCTCCGCGCACCGCAGACTCAGGGGCGGCCCGAGCGCCCCTCTGGTTCCCGCGCTTCCGCCGAGCCCCCGTCCCAGCCCCGCCCGAgcgtccctctgctcctcttcttgGGGGATCCCCTCCCCCTTCGTCCCCGAGGCTGCAGGATGGTGTCCTGGATGATCTGTCGCCTGGTGGTGTGAGTACGGGTGCCTTCCTACACCTTCTATCCCCAGGAGCCACAGCGCTCCTGATCTGGAACACGGGGACATCTGATGGGAAAGGGGCCTCCTGTGGGGCTCCCTCAACACTCACCGTGAGGGTTAACGGACCTGCGGGCCTGCACGTGCCATGGGGTACCCTGGCTTGCCCTCCAGCCCTCAAGCCTCCTTGGTCCGTGGCCACCCCTCCCGCAGTCACACACACCGCAGACAGGTGTGTGGGGCCGAGGACTTCAGGCCGACCTGCAGTCCCTTAGCAAACACAAGATGTGGCACGTCGTGGGCGGATGTTCCAGGTGCCTGCTTCCCTTCTGAGCAGTCACCTGACTCACCATCCTGGCCTCAGCCTCCCCATTCTGGCCTCTTCTCACCTTTTAGTACTCCATCTGGCTCCAGTATTCCTATCTGCAACCTGGCAGTGCCAGGTCTGGTGGCCGTGGACCTGATGGCATGTCCACAGGAGCGGACAGCCTGGTGCTCTCACCAGCTCAGCAGCCTGCCTCCCACCCACCTGTGTGCGGCTGTGTGTGTTCCGCTCGATCATTCACCCATAGGCCACTGATGCAGGCCCGGGCAGGCTTGGGGTGTTTGTAAAcagcagggtggggaggtggcCTCCAGGGCACTGACTCAGGCACACATTGTGCAAGCCAAGCGGGAAGAACAGGTAGGCCCTTGCCACTTCACATCTGTGAGGGAGGTGGCCACCTGGTGGGGCGAGGAGGACAGGATGCTGCTCATATTCCCCCTCTGTTTTATGGGCTGCCCTTCTAGGCTGGTGTTTGGGATGCTATACCCAGCTTATGCTTCCTACAAGGCTGTGAAGACCAAGAACATTCGTGAATATGTGAGTGTGGCTGTGGGCAGGAGGGCTTCATTCAGGTCTGGGGGGACTTGGCAAAGTGGGGAGGGTCTGAACTGGCATCCCCTGCCTCCAGGGGCATAAGCAGGTGGCATATCCTAAGCAGAGTGGGTGTGGTTGGAAGGCAGGCGATTGGGGAGCCCATGCAGAATCGTGTGGGTGAAGCTTCTTGGGGGTGGGTACAGAAATGAGTGGCAGTTTCTCAGAGGCAACTCTAGGGCCAACCAGTTGCCAGGAGAATGCAGCAGGACTGGCTCTCTGGAATCTCTGGGTCAGCCTAGGACAGGGGAGTTGGCTCTGCAGGCTCAGCTGTTGGCCTCTGacacccccacccacacccccaggTCCGATGGATGATGTACTGGATAGTCTTTGCACTATTCATGGCGGTGGAGACCTTCACAGACATCTTTATTTCCTGGTATGCATGCAGGGGGCCTATGGGCTGTGGGGAGGTGCTGGCCCACTCAGCCGGGCTCCCTGCTGACCTTGCCCACCCTGTCCTCTGACAGGTTCCCTTTCTACTATGAGATCAAGATGGCCTTTGTGCTGTGGCTGCTCTCACCTTACACCAAAGGGGCCAGCCTGCTTTACCGAAAGTTTGTCCACCCGTCCTTGTCCCGTCATGAGAAGGTACTTCGGGGGGAGTCAGGGAGTGAAACATAGGGGTGGGTGTGAACGAAAGGACCCTGGACTCGGGGTTCAGGATACTGGATGATATCTGGGTTCTAATCTGAGTCCTGTTGCCCTTAGCTGTGGGACCTTGATAGAAAGTagcctttttcctcttttgcgATAATCAAATGGGAGCACATGTGAATGTGCAGAGCTGGCAGTTGTTTTGGGGACAGTGGGAGAAGGCTGAGCATGGTCATCCCCtgaggtgggggaatgggtgggtggggagcCCTGCCCTTGGTGTGGTTGCCAGCGCCCTGTAGGTGGGGGTGGACAGGGAGGCACAGGACGCAGTGGCTTCTCTGGGTCTGCAGAGGAAGGATGACTCCCACTGTGCACCTGaactcttcccccttccccgccctCCACAGGAGATTGACACCTGCATCGTGCAGGCCAAGGAGCGCAGTTATGAGACGATGCTCAGCTTTGGGAAGCGGGGCCTCAACATTGCTGCTTCGGCCGCTGTACAGGCTGCCACCAAGGTGACCTGGGCCCCAGCCCTCCAgcagccctcccacccccagtgcCTTCTGGGGGAGTCCAGCTCTCTGTCAGGGAGCTGGGAGACAGCACCAAACCATGCCAGGGGACAGGGTAGGAGGTGATGGGTGGGGTGTTGGCCGGAGGATGGAGCTGGGCCAGTGACCGCGAGCGGTAAATCCTGCTCTCTGGGCCTTCATTTCCTGTTGGCAGCACAAAGACATGGACCTAGAAGGTTACTAAGTTGCTTTCAGTTCCGAGGCCAGGGCCCCAGTGATGACCTGCCAGTCAGTGCTTAATTTCCCTGCACAGCTGCCCTGGTTCAGACCTGGGAATAGAGGATGCTGCTAGGATCCCCTGCTCCATCCCTCCAGGTGATGCAGCGGCTCCCCCTCTCTTGCAGAGTCAGGGGGCACTGGCCGGAAGGCTACGAAGCTTCTCCATGCAGGACCTGCGCTCTATTCCTgatgcccctgcccctgcctacCAGGATCCCCTCTACCTGGAGGACCAAGTACCTCTTCGCAGGCGACCCATCGGTGAGTAGGAGAGAGATCTGGAGCTGTTTGTTCCAAGAGGGATGCTCCTTCCATTTGAGCTGTGGCTTCCCTGGGGATTAGAAGAAGGCGTGGCTGGGCCCCAGGCCTTCAGACTGTGGAAATGCCCAGCTTTGGCTCCCtggcctctctctcctctattcAGGGTACCGGGCAGGGGGGCTGCAGGACAGCGACACCGAAGATGAATGCTGGTCGGATACAGAGGCAGTCCCCCAGCCACCTGCCCGGCCCCGAGAGAAGCCTCTCAACCGCAGCCAGAGCCTGCGTGTGGTCAAGAGGAAGCCGCCCGTGCGGGAGGTCAGTGGCCAGGAAGGCGTGAGGGAGGCGGGCTGTCCAGGGACTTTGGCCTACACCTCCTCCCGTTGTATCTGCTCTCTCCCCTCAGGGTACCTCGCGCTCCCTGAAGGTTCGGACAAGGAAAAAGACCATTTCTTCAGACATGAATGGCTAGGATCTGCAGAGCCTGGCCGAGTCTTACGTCTTGCCTTATGGGGTACCAGGGACTGCTTGGAGGGGGCGACTGGGTGCACATCTGACCTGCCTACACCAGCTGCTCAGGCTGTGTCCTCCTGGCTCCTGCTCTCGGTTAGGGGCTGGGGCGGTGCACAGGGATATACCTGTGATGTACCAAAGCAGGCTAGGCCCATGATTCTATTTATTGCCTTTCTCATCCTTATACCCTCTTGGGTGTGTGGGACCAGAGCCCTTCCCAGACCTCTGCAAGTGAAGCCAAAAGTCCACCCAGCTGTGTTCATTCCTTCCTGTCCTTCAAAGTACTTGACAGCCTCCTCTAAGGCcccgtgtgtgtatatgtgtgtgtgtgtgtgcgcgcgcacgtgCGCGTGTTCCCTGGTTGTGTTTTGTGTTGGTGAATGAGGTCAGGTTTATGCACATTTtggtaaataaacatataaaagtgTTCTGTTTGTCCTGGTTTTATATTCCTGGTCCTCACAGTACACAATGCTAAACAGCCTGCTACAGGCCAGACCAGGCCTAGGATGGGGGCTAAAAGGACAGACCTTTTGGGACCAGTCTCCTGGTGGGGGCATGTAGCCATTAACATATAGTTGTGATGTGGCAAGTACTGTCACAGGAAGCTCTTGGAGACTTCTGAGAACACAGATGGGAGACTAGGGGTGGTGGTAGGGAGGACACCCTGGAGAGGGGTCAGAGTCTGAGACTATAAGCAGAGGAGATGGCATTGGACCTTGATGGGAAGCAGAAGGTAGTGGGAACAGAGGCGTGGAGGGAACTCTGGGCAGCACAGTAGTTTCATGGGGATTAACTGGAGCTGTAAACAGTTAGGCCTGGGGAGACCAACTGCCCCCGTGGGCCCTCAGGGGTCTCTCGGAGGCAGCTCTAGGGGCATTGAGTTCCTGTAAACATCCCAGATGGCCTTGGGAGCATTGCATGTCTTCGGAATGGCCGCGAGAGGGCAGCAGCTGCCAGGGTCTGGGCTGCCCCTAGCTTCCAGGTCAAGGAGGGCGGGGTTGGGAGTCTGGCCAGAGCCCTGCCCTAGAGGGGCCTGgcctctggctggctggctggctggctgggaaaCGATGCAGAATTCTGGTCTGGCCTCCAATGGCCCTCTCTGCTGCTCCTTCCTGTTTGTGGTCATTGGTCCCCTCTGCCCCATGCATGGAGGCTCCCCTGTTCTGAGATCCAGGCTCTTTGCTCCAGCTGACTCTACTCCATCCCCTATGCTAATCCCTGGGGCAGCCTCAATGGCtttgccctcccctgcccctgggtTCTGGTCTCACCACACTGTCCCAAGGCTGCTCCCCTCGGCCACCCCATGCCTGCTCTTCCTTCCCACTTTTGATTAAGCAAAGAGGTGGATGGGAAGAGGGGAAATAGGGTGGCCCCCCCCAGTGACCTGAAGAGTATGGATTAACTCTTGGTGTGGGGATTATCTGGGTTTTATTTGGGGAAGGCACTTAATCGGCCGGAGTGGTTTAGCCCCTCACATATTGGTGTTCAGTGATTTCCTATCTAGGTGTTCCCTTGCATCATGGTGTTGTCTCATCTCTTCCTTTGTTCATTCAGAAAACCCCTATGGAGTATTTCCCGGGTACCAGGCACGCTTCAAGATACTCAGGATGTGGAGTCTAGGAATAGCTGGTATCTCAAACGTGACTACCCAGCAGCTCTTGCTTGGAGCCCCCAACATACATTCACTTAATATTCATAGCAACCTCCagaggcaggtactattattataacacccattttacaaatgggagaACAGGCACGGAGAGGGCAGGTGATCTGCCCGAGGTTACATAGCTAATAAATGGCGGAAGTCATCTTCGAACCAGGCAGTGTGGCTTCATCACTGTGTGTGTCTAAGTAGATGAGAGGAGGCCAGAAGAAGGAGACAGAGCTGTATCGAACACCGGTTGCGCACCCAGCCTCGTGCTGGGCATTTCATAGAGATGGTCTCCTCGAATCTTCCTGACAAGGCTGCAGGTAGGGCTtaggcccatttcacagatggaaaaacGGAGACTTGGAGAGATGAAGTAGCTTGTCCCTGGTGAGGCTGCCTGTGCGTGGGGGCTCTGTCTCATGAGGCAAGCTCGCCCAGAAGTTGCTGTGATAGACATGGAATGGCGGGATCCACACCCTGGAACCCCCGGGGGTGCACAAGAGAGGAGTATGCAATGAAGGAGTGAATGAAACATAAGCCCAGAGGACAGGGCACTGGGGGGAGGCCTGAAGCTATGGGGTGTTGACGTTGCTGAAGCTTTGCTTGCTCTCATTCTGAAGATGGGCTTTAGAGTGGGCAGCAGGGTCCCCCGGGCCCCTGGGTACAAATGGTGACAGTTTTCTTAGGCCCAAGATCttcaccttcccctcccccagcctcctggcTAGCCTGGCTGCCCTACAGCTCCAAGGCAGTGCCTTTTCTGACTCCTGGGTGCTCAcctaagcccccccccccccccgcccgccttTGCTCCAGCTGTATGAATCTCCCGCCCTCTCAACAACCTTTCTTTCCCAGCCCCCATAGCCTTCCTTAGAGACCTGCcttctccaagaagccttccctgactggcTAACCCCTTCTCAAGCTCCCAAGGGTCCTGATCTCTGGCCTGCTCCCAGTCCTGGGGACACCGTGGGCTGTGCCGGTATGCCCATCACCCTTCCCTCCCCAACCAGCTGGCCTCCCCTAAACCTGACTTGCTTTGCATCTGCCACCTCTGTCAATCTATTAGCTCCATGCTGTTGCCCTCACATGATCTTCCTCTTCTACCCCATTCTCTGTCCTGTTCCTATTTGCCCTGTGATCCCCACTCAGACAACGCCTGTCCCAGGAAGCCCTCTGTGAGCACACCCCCTGCCCCTTTGGAACTGATTGCTCATCCAGACCTCTCCATATCTATTCTTACAATCTGTTTTTGCCTTGAGCACATTAGATTTTCTCCCCCTTTCGTTGTGACTCCATAAAGAACAGACTTGCCTCTTATTCACTTTTGTATCCCAGCCTGAAACAAATAGTGGTTTAGTCAAAGTGAAATATTGCCATACAtgcgtggctcagtggtaaaGGCTCACTTATTTATTGTCTGACTTGTGAGCCCAAGCATCCCCTCCTCTGTGAAGTGCCCCCTGCC
This genomic interval carries:
- the REEP4 gene encoding receptor expression-enhancing protein 4 yields the protein MVSWMICRLVVLVFGMLYPAYASYKAVKTKNIREYVRWMMYWIVFALFMAVETFTDIFISWFPFYYEIKMAFVLWLLSPYTKGASLLYRKFVHPSLSRHEKEIDTCIVQAKERSYETMLSFGKRGLNIAASAAVQAATKSQGALAGRLRSFSMQDLRSIPDAPAPAYQDPLYLEDQVPLRRRPIGYRAGGLQDSDTEDECWSDTEAVPQPPARPREKPLNRSQSLRVVKRKPPVREGTSRSLKVRTRKKTISSDMNG